One Gloeobacter morelensis MG652769 DNA window includes the following coding sequences:
- the rpsH gene encoding 30S ribosomal protein S8, whose translation MAVNDTLADMLTRIRNASIVKHDIVPVPSTRMTRSVAEVLKMEGLILEYQDQGEGKDRQLLLTLKYAGRQRRPLITNLKRVSRPGLRVYANRKELPRVLGGIGIAIISTSQGVMTDRDARRAGVGGEVLCYVF comes from the coding sequence ATGGCGGTAAATGACACCCTTGCCGATATGCTCACCCGCATCCGCAACGCAAGTATCGTCAAACACGATATCGTTCCGGTGCCGTCGACGCGCATGACGCGCTCGGTGGCGGAGGTGCTGAAGATGGAAGGGTTGATACTCGAATACCAGGACCAGGGCGAAGGCAAAGATCGCCAGCTCCTGCTCACCCTCAAGTACGCCGGTCGCCAGCGCCGCCCGCTGATCACCAATCTCAAGCGCGTCTCGCGCCCGGGGCTGAGGGTCTACGCCAACCGCAAGGAGTTGCCCCGCGTGCTGGGCGGCATCGGCATCGCCATCATCTCCACCTCCCAGGGGGTCATGACCGACCGCGACGCCCGCCGGGCGGGTGTGGGCGGTGAAGTCCTCTGCTACGTCTTTTAG
- a CDS encoding type Z 30S ribosomal protein S14, giving the protein MAKVSMVEREKKRQKLVLKGKLSDTRLHNRCWRCGRPRGYIRDFGLCRICFREMAHQGLLPGVVKASW; this is encoded by the coding sequence ATGGCAAAAGTATCGATGGTCGAGCGCGAGAAAAAGCGCCAGAAACTGGTCTTAAAGGGCAAGCTCTCCGACACCCGGCTGCACAACCGCTGCTGGCGGTGCGGGCGCCCCCGCGGTTACATCCGTGACTTTGGCCTGTGCCGCATCTGTTTTCGGGAGATGGCCCACCAGGGTCTGTTGCCCGGCGTCGTCAAAGCAAGCTGGTAG
- the rplE gene encoding 50S ribosomal protein L5 yields the protein MATTVRMKDKYNREVVPRLQEQFSYTNLMQVPKISKIVINRGLGEASQNAKALDGSIAEVARIAGQKPVVTRAKKAIAGFKLRAGVPVGVTVTLRARRMYEFLDRLVSVALPRIRDFRGVSPKAFDGRGNYTLGLREQLIFPEIEYDSVDKIRGMDITICTTAKTDEEGRALLAALGMPFRK from the coding sequence ATGGCCACCACCGTTCGCATGAAGGACAAATACAACCGGGAGGTCGTCCCGCGCCTGCAGGAGCAGTTCAGCTACACCAACCTCATGCAGGTGCCCAAGATCTCCAAAATCGTGATCAACCGCGGCCTCGGCGAGGCTTCGCAGAACGCCAAGGCCCTCGATGGGTCGATTGCCGAGGTGGCCCGCATCGCCGGCCAGAAGCCCGTGGTCACCCGCGCCAAAAAGGCGATCGCCGGTTTCAAGCTGCGCGCCGGGGTGCCGGTGGGCGTCACGGTGACCCTCAGGGCCCGGCGGATGTACGAATTTCTCGATCGGCTGGTCTCGGTGGCCCTGCCGCGCATCCGCGACTTTCGCGGCGTCAGCCCCAAAGCCTTCGACGGCCGCGGCAACTACACCCTCGGTCTGCGCGAGCAACTGATTTTCCCCGAGATCGAGTACGACTCGGTCGATAAAATCCGCGGTATGGACATTACTATCTGCACCACGGCCAAAACCGACGAGGAGGGCCGCGCCCTGCTCGCCGCTCTCGGAATGCCCTTCAGGAAATAA
- the rplX gene encoding 50S ribosomal protein L24 — protein sequence MATNNGAGKARHKFHVKKGDTVQVISGKDKGKVGKVTEVLPTAGKVIVEGVNLQTKHVKPQGDQQGQTLRREAPIYSCKVMLYSDKKKQASRVGHTVTEAGKKVRVLKKTGEILDK from the coding sequence ATGGCGACCAACAACGGCGCCGGCAAGGCGCGGCACAAGTTCCACGTCAAAAAAGGCGACACCGTCCAGGTGATCTCCGGCAAGGACAAAGGCAAAGTCGGCAAGGTAACCGAGGTGTTGCCCACCGCGGGCAAGGTGATTGTCGAGGGGGTGAACCTGCAGACCAAACACGTCAAACCCCAGGGCGACCAGCAGGGCCAGACCCTGCGGCGCGAAGCCCCGATCTACAGCTGCAAGGTGATGCTCTACTCAGACAAGAAAAAGCAGGCCAGCCGCGTCGGTCACACCGTTACCGAGGCGGGCAAAAAAGTGCGCGTACTCAAGAAAACCGGCGAGATCCTCGACAAGTAG
- the rplN gene encoding 50S ribosomal protein L14 yields MIQQQSRLSVADNTGARELLCIRVLGSTVGSKGLTKGGGNRRYAFVGDIVVAVVKDAAPNMGVKKSEVVRAVVVRTRQAIRRDNGMVIRFDDNAAVIIDKNGNPRGTRVFGPVARELREKNFTKIISLAPEVL; encoded by the coding sequence ATGATCCAGCAGCAGTCCCGGCTGAGCGTGGCCGACAATACCGGAGCGCGCGAACTGTTGTGCATCCGCGTGCTCGGCTCGACCGTCGGCTCCAAGGGCCTCACCAAAGGCGGCGGCAACCGCCGCTACGCCTTCGTGGGCGACATCGTCGTGGCCGTGGTCAAAGACGCCGCCCCCAACATGGGGGTCAAAAAATCCGAGGTGGTGCGCGCGGTGGTGGTGCGCACCCGCCAGGCGATTCGCCGCGACAACGGCATGGTCATCCGCTTCGATGACAACGCCGCGGTGATTATCGACAAAAACGGCAACCCCCGCGGCACGCGCGTCTTTGGGCCGGTCGCCCGCGAGCTGCGCGAGAAAAATTTTACCAAGATCATTTCCTTGGCCCCGGAGGTGCTCTGA
- the rpsQ gene encoding 30S ribosomal protein S17 yields MPRKEKIGLVVSDAMQKTVVVAVENRVPHPKYKKIVVRTRKFKAHDEQNRCKVGDRVRILESPPLSKTKRWVVLDILEEARNP; encoded by the coding sequence ATGCCGCGCAAAGAAAAAATCGGATTGGTGGTCAGTGACGCGATGCAAAAGACGGTGGTGGTCGCCGTCGAAAACCGTGTCCCCCACCCCAAGTACAAAAAGATCGTCGTGCGCACGCGCAAGTTCAAAGCCCACGACGAACAGAACCGCTGCAAAGTCGGCGACCGGGTGCGCATTCTCGAATCGCCGCCCCTGAGCAAAACCAAGCGGTGGGTTGTGCTGGACATTCTCGAGGAGGCTCGCAACCCATGA
- the rpmC gene encoding 50S ribosomal protein L29 has product MPLPKIDDWRDLSDEEISEQILATKKELFELRLQKATRQLEKPHLVRHAKHKLAQLMLLEGQRTAAAKEK; this is encoded by the coding sequence ATGCCCCTACCTAAAATTGACGACTGGCGCGACCTCAGCGACGAGGAGATTTCCGAGCAGATCCTCGCCACCAAAAAAGAACTGTTCGAACTGCGGTTGCAAAAGGCGACGCGCCAGCTCGAAAAGCCGCACCTCGTGCGCCACGCCAAGCACAAGCTCGCCCAGCTGATGCTGCTTGAAGGCCAGCGCACCGCCGCCGCCAAGGAGAAATAA
- the rplP gene encoding 50S ribosomal protein L16, with protein MLMPKRTKFRKQQRGRMNGVACRGNEIEFGTYALQALEPVWMTSRQIEAARRAMTRYIRRGGKIYIRVFPDKPVTQRAAETRMGSGKGAPEYWVCVVKPGRILFEIDGVAEEIAREAMRLAAAKLPIKSRFIVKSETAPAEEPTNAPT; from the coding sequence ATGTTGATGCCCAAACGCACCAAGTTCCGCAAGCAGCAGCGCGGACGCATGAACGGGGTTGCCTGCCGCGGCAACGAAATCGAGTTCGGCACCTACGCGCTGCAGGCGCTTGAGCCCGTCTGGATGACTTCCCGGCAAATCGAAGCCGCCCGACGGGCCATGACCCGCTACATCCGCCGCGGCGGCAAAATTTATATCCGGGTGTTTCCAGATAAGCCCGTCACCCAGCGCGCCGCCGAGACCCGCATGGGTTCAGGAAAAGGTGCGCCCGAGTACTGGGTGTGCGTGGTCAAGCCCGGTCGAATCCTGTTTGAGATCGACGGGGTCGCCGAGGAGATTGCCCGCGAGGCGATGCGTCTGGCGGCGGCCAAGCTGCCCATCAAATCTCGATTTATCGTCAAAAGCGAGACTGCCCCCGCTGAGGAGCCGACCAATGCCCCTACCTAA